The sequence below is a genomic window from Lolium perenne isolate Kyuss_39 chromosome 7, Kyuss_2.0, whole genome shotgun sequence.
cgacttgtaggctgaagtgtcccgctgctggtataccggtggctatagtgtgccaaagtgtgccaaacctagctttccatgtgtatatgtcctaaacaaaactaaacctatcaaaaagtatgttggtggaacctcgcgcggtgaaatctaggggggtagacccccgaggcacgcagaccgccgttatcggggaacgaccgccgggcaccggaatgccaccaacacttgcatgtggacctaggatatgtgtgaaagtgtgttggaaggtgtgattcaccaaatggtgcaaggcatagctcccatgtgtgagattcctctctttcggagatagcacttggaagattcctcgacttgtaggtcaAGTGTCcattgcgggtataccggtggctatagtgtgccaaagtgtgccaaacctagctttccatgtgtatatgtcctaaacaaaactaaacctatcaaaaagtatgttggtggaacctcgcgcggtgaaatctagggggtagaccccgaggcacgcagaccgccgttatcggggaacgaccgccggggcaccggaatgccaccaacacttgcatgtggacctaggatatgtgtgaaagtgtgttggaaggtgtgattcaccaaatggtgcaaggcatagctcccatgtgtgagattcctctctttcgggcgataacacttggaagattcctcgacttgtaggtgaagtgtcccgctgctgggtataccggtggctatagtgtgccaaagtgtgccaaacctagctttccatgtgtatatgtcctaaacaaaactaaacctatcaaaaagtatgttggtggaacctcgcggtgaaatctaggggtagacccctgaggcacgcagaccgccgttatcgggggaacgaccgccggggcaccggaatgccaccaacacttgcatgtggacctaggatatgtgtgaaagtgtgttggaaggtgtgattcaccaaatggtgcaaggcatagctcccatgtgtgagattcctctctttcgggcgataacacttggaagattcctcgacttgtaggctgaagtgtcccgctgcgggtataccggtggctacagtgtgccaaagtgtgccaaacctagctttccatgtgtatatgtcctaaacaaaactaaacctatcaaaaagtatgttggtggaacctcgcgcggtgaaatctaggggggtagaccccccgaggcacgcagaccgccgttatcgggggggaacgaccgccggggcaccggaatgccaccaacacttgcatgtggacctaggatatgtgtgaaagtgtgttggaaggtgtgattcaccaaatggtgcaaggcatagctcccatgtgtgagattcctctctttcgggcgataacacttggaagattcctcgacttgtaggctgaagtgtcccagcgggtataccggtggctagagtgtgccaaagtgtgccaaacctagctttccatgtgtatatgtcctaaacaaaactaaacctatcaaaaagtatgttggtggaacctcgcgcggtgaaatctaggggggtagaccccccgaggcacgcagaccgccgttatcggggggggacGACCgccgggcaccggaatgccaccaacacttgcatgtggacctaggatatgtgtgaaagtgtgttggaaggtgtgattcaccaaatggtgcaaggcatagctcccatgtgtgagattcctctctttcgggcgataacacttggaagattcctcgacttgtaggctgaagtgtcccgctgcgggtataccggtggctacagtgtgccaaagtgtgccaaacctagctttccatgtgtatatgtcctaaacaaaactaaacctatcaaaaagtatgttggtggaacctcgcggtgaaatctagggggtagacccccgaggcacgcagaccgctgtTATCGGGGGGtaacgaccgccggggcaccggaatgccaccaacacttgcatgtggacctaggatatgtgtgaaagtgtgttggaaggtgtgattcaccaaatggtgcaaggcatagctcccatgtgtgagattcctctctttcgggcgataacacttggaagattcctcgacttgtaggtgaAGTGTCccagcgggtataccggtggctatagtgtgccaaagtgtgccaaacctagctttccatgtgtatatgtcctaaacaaaactaaacctatcaaaaagtatgttggtggaacctcgcgcggtgaaatctagggggtagaccccgaggcacgcagaccgccgttatcgggggggggacgaccgccggggcaccggaatgccaccaacacttgcatgtggacctaggatatgtgtgaaagtgtgttggaaggtgtgattcaccaaatggtgcaaggcatagctcccatgtgtgagattcctctctttcgggcgatagcacttggaagattcctcgacttgtaggtgaagtgtcccgctgcgggtataccggtggcgatAGTGTgcaaaagtgtgccaaacctagctttccatgtgtatatgtcctaaacaaaactaaacctatcaaaaagtatgttggtggaaccgcgcggtgaaatctaggggtagaccccgaggcacgcagaccgccgttatcgggggaacGACCGctgggcaccggaatgccaccaacacttgcatgtggacctaggatatgtgtgaaagtgtgttggaaggtgtgattcaccaaatggtgcaaggcatagctcccatgtgtgagattcctctctttcgggcgataacacttggaagattcctcgacttgtaggctgaagtgtcccgctgcgggtataccggtggctatagtgtgccaaagtgtgccaaacctagctttccatgtgtatatgtcctaaacaaaactaaacctatcaaaaagtatgttggtggaacctcgcgcggtgaaatctaggggggtagaccccccgaggcacgcagaccgccgttatcgggggggtccgaccgccggggcaccggaatgccaccaacacttgcatgtggacctaggatatgtgtgaaagtgtgttggaaggtgtgattcaccaaatggtgcaaggcatagctcccatgtgtgagattcctctctttcgggcgataacacttggaagattcctcgacttgtaggtcgAAGTGtccctgcgggtataccggtggctatagtgtgccaaagtgtgccaaacctagctttccatgtgtatatgtcctaaacaaaactaaacctatcaaaaagtatgttggtggaacctcgcgcggtgaaatctaggggggtagaccccccgaggcacgcagaccgccgttatcgggggggaacgaccgccggggcaccggaatgccaccaacacttgcatgtggacctaggatatgtgtgaaagtgtgttggaaggtgtgattcaccaaatggtgcaaggcatagctcccatgtgtgagattcctctctttcgggcgataacacttggaagattcctcgacttgtaggtcaAGTGTCCcattgcgggtataccggtggctatagtgtgccaaagtgtgccaaacctagctttccacgtgtatatgtcctaaacaaaactaaacctatcaaaaagtatgttggtggaacctctcgcggtgaaatctaggggggtagaccccccgaggcacgcagaccgccgttatcgggggggaacgaccgccggggcaccggaatgccaccaacacttgcatgtggacctaggatatgtgtgaaagtgtgttggaaggtgtgattcaccaaatggtgcaaggcatagctcccatgtgtgagattcctctctttcgggcgataacacttggaagattcctcgacttgtagccctaagtgtcccgccgcgggtataccggtggctatagtgtgccaaagtgtgccaaacctagctttccatgtgtatatgtcctaaacaaaactaaacctatcaaaaagtatgttggtggaacctcgcgcggtgaaatctaggggggtagaccccccgaggcacgcagaccgccgttatcggggggggacGACCGCcagggcaccggaatgccaccaacacttgcatgtggacctaggatatgtgtgaaagtgtgttggaaggtgtgattcaccaaatggtgcaaggcatagctcccatgtgtgagattcctccctttcgggcgataacacttggaagattcctcgacttgtaggctgaagtgtcccgctgcgggtataccggtggctatagtgtgccaaagtgtgccaaacctagctttccatgtgtatatgtcctaaacaaaactaaacctatcaaaaagtatgttggtggaacctcgcggtgaaatctagggggtagaccccgaggcacgcagaccgccgttatcggggaacgatcacggggcaccggaatgccaccaaaactttcaTGTGGACCTAGAATATGTTTGGAAGTGTTGTGTAAGGTGTAAAGCTGCAAGAAATTGCACCAAATATGTgggggcgataacacttagcagaCACCGAACCCCCGTTAATTTGCTCAGAAACCCTGATATGTTGGGGGGAGGGGTCGATGAAGATGTAGATTACTTGTTTTATCGGTATACAGATTGTATTAAGTAACACTAACAAATAGTCTAcaaaaagtaaaaactaattttacaacaaatataagtattaatataaatatgaatactacaaaagaagggaaagaaatgaaaTCGTACTGTGCCGTgcaaaaacgcacggcaaagggttgGGCTGCACGGCAAAGCCGTCGTTGCCGTGCAtgcgtctttgccgtgcgccttcgTGGCCTCTTTGCCGTGGGGGgttactttgccgtgcgccatctGGGTGCTTTGCCGTGCGGGGATGCTTTGCCGAGCGCCGTGCtggctctttgccgtgcgctgtttGTTTGCCGTGCGTCGCCCCGGAGCCACACGGCAAAGAATTCATTGCCGTGCgcgaggcgcacggcaaagaacttTCGCACGGCAAAGGGCGATGGAAGCACACGGCAAAGACCCGTGCACGGCACTGAGCTTTTTTCCTGTAGTGTGTATTTGGCTTTTATGTAAATTAAGTTTTTCCCAATTTGATAACTTTGTAGAACAGATTAGCAACATATATGATATCAAATTGGTATATTATGAAACTACATTTTTTTAACGAATCTAACAGTATTAATGAAGTTTCATAAATATTGCCACTTTTACCTATAAAGTGGTCGAATTTTTAAAAGTTTAACTTAGAAGAAAACTTAGAATTACACTTATTCGCATACGGAGGGAGTTGAGTTTACACGCCAAATCTAAAATTGAACAATAATTCGATGCCCAAAATGTGCCTTCTTTTTTTAATTAGAAAATGAGACATAGCCCAAAATGTTTCTTCTCCCCTATGCTTTTTTTTTTGCCAGTAGGTCTGCAATCTAGGTTTTGTGTGTTAGCTCCGCGCCGCATATGTTATTAATCCTACCCTTTCTTATCGTGCCTTTGTAACAAATCCCAAAAAGGTAAGCATAGTACAAACCGCACCTAGCTAACATCCAAAATAAAATAAGGTCGCTGCTAACAATGATGGGTTAACTACGTTGCTTAGGACGCAAATCTCAAGCAACTGGACAAGCTATAGTACCCTCAACAAACCTACAAGCTTCCCCTTATTTATTAATCTACCACTACATGATCGGCTCCTCCTCGATCCACCCAAATATGTGCAGGAAAGTCCAAGTCCATGCTATCCAATCATGCAATCAAGCCATGGAAGTTGGCTTACATATGCGCCCCCATGACGTGACCAGGAAACTTTcttcaaaagaaaagaaaaacgtgGCCAGAGACGCATATTGATCGCAAGAGATACGGTCAAGTGCCAAATTGCCAAGAATTTTTCATCCCTGGAACTGGCACCTAACTAATCGAGATCCATGCACGGACTCCGGCGTGGAAGTCTACAAACCCATAATTTCCCGGGAAATCTACTAGGAGTATAGTGTATTTTATGTGGATGAAATTGAGCGACCAGCATCGCCAAAACCCTGTCGCTGTGCCATCAACTACGTTGCACGACCCCAAGTCTGTATGGACATGCCAAGTAGAAGCCGCCACGAGAAGAAATCAATGATACGGACAGGCGAGAGCATCGTACGCACGTACGAGAACGACCAAGCTAATCAACAACGCTCCCCTCCCGATAATACAGTAGTATTATATACCCCAATTATAGGATACAACATTTTAGTTCATAGCTTTGAATAAGTCCAAGAAAAACCATGTCGTGGTCAACTGTACGCTTAGGTTCTCGCATAAAAGAACAAATTTTAAGAATGAAACAACACTTGGGTGATTAGGTGCCCGTGAAAAATTTCCCTCAGAAAAAAATAGGTTCCGGTGAAAATTCACTACAGGATCTAGGTACTATGTATACGAGTAGGAGCAGCTGAATCGAGGTGCTAGCCAGGTATCAAAGCAAACATCAGCTAGTATATGAGTTGATCTCACACGGTGATGGTAGAAGGTCCGTGCGGGAAGGAGCCAGATGTGGAGCAAGAAGGACGGTGGTTTTTGGTGCATGCACTCATAGAAGGACCAACCTATTTAGAAGGCAGGAATGACTATTTACCTCCATCGGTTTCTTCTGCACTATTTACAATCTCTTCCGTTTCTTACTATTCCTTTATGCTACATGATGGCTAATAGGGAGTTGAACGGATAGAGAATAACACTGGAATACTTTATAGGGAAGATTTATATCTACTTCTCTTTAACACGGGAATACTTTATAGGGAAGATTTATATCTACTTCTCTTTGCAATTTGGTGCATGGAGAGATAGCGGGGGAGGTTAAGAGCTAATAGAGATATTGTGAACGTAAATACTTAAAGCCCcctttaataaaatggctgcatgGTTCTAACTTGTCACGTGAGCTCCTTTTTATATATGAGGTAGCACTTTGCTCAGGTTAATGTGGGAGAAAATCTGATCGCATCGTGGATGACATGGTGAATGATGGTGTAAGGCTTGCACATTACTTGGCAAGTTAGGGTTGGTCAAAGATGTTTGATGAGGTGGATAGGCTGCATGTAAAAAGAAATGTTATCACCTATTAAAAATAGAAAAATTTGTCAAGCTAATCAATGGCATGGCTTACTAATGACATGGCTGTAGAAGAAATGATGTGGACCAATTGGAAGGCTGCTGAGgtgtatagtgggatcacctattAGGAATAGAAAATTTTGTCAAGCTAATTAATGGCATGGCTTACTAATGACATGGCTGAAGGAGAAATGATGTGGACCAATTGGAAGGTTGCTGAGGTGTATAGCTTGCATGTTAAGAGAAATGGGAtcacctattaagaatagaaagatATACGTATTAGGTTCTTGCAAAATACCTAAGGCTGTGTTTGGATATTTGTATTGAGGCTTGACATTTGATATTGGGGCATTCACGGCCCGAATACCTCAATTTAAGTTGTTTGGGTGTACTAGATATGGGGGCTAGGTATTCGATCAGGCTGAATATTGACTGCCCGGATTGCTGCGGAGAGAGGCCGTTCTCGAAAGTCGAGCCCCAGACCTAGACATCACTTGGCATCGAGAGAAGTCGCACACATTCTGTTCCCCAACCCGACTCCCCCAACCTAGCGCCATTCTCCCAGACAAATCAAGCAGCGTCTGCATGTACCTCCGCCGCATGCCCTTCCCCTGCGTCCCCTGGCGTCCACCGGCGTTCCTGCCCTTTTCCTCGGCCTCGACCTCCCTTTTCCCCTGCCGAATCAACCCGCCCTCACGCCTCGAGCACCACCGAGCAGGACGGGCCAGCACCACGATACATCACTTACCATCCAAACAGGTTTTGGCATTGAACTAGGGTATCAATTCTAGATACTAAATATCTAAACATCCAAACATAGATATTGGTATTGATCTCAATGTGAATATCTCAGGATATTGATATTACACCCAATGCAATGCCAAGCCTAATACAAACATCCAAACAGAGAGGGGACATGGGTATAGTTGGGCCTTTTATAAAAGAATCATAAAGATTGTATTTTATATTTTCAAATcctattgaaatatatatatatataataccTTGATACTTACTCATGTATTTTTTTCAATTAAAAATACGGTGGTATGTGGCGTAcacacaaaaaaagaaaaaatggaAATCTTGTTTTTTCAGTGCTAAAATATGAGCCCGATGCTCTTCATGGgacaattttttttctttttcacaAGTTACATACTTTTATATTTTTAGTTTAAAACTTGACAtacatgtatctgcatacattctCTACATGCATAATGTATGCCataaatttttattttttttgtagtACTCTCTGGTTCCACGATTTTTTGTAAAATTTAAACCAAAATCATGACaagatttttttttgagaaacatagTACAAACGTAGGCGTTcatatacacgcgcatacacccaCCCCTATGAATGCACACgcacacaccctacccctatgagcatctcCGAAATACTGAGCCGGCAGATTGGATCCTGAAATTAACGAACCAAAATCATGACAAGAATTATGCAACAAAGCAAGTGTATTCTAGTTGGTAGCACTCAGAAAAAATAGTGTTTTTATTTTTAGTTTGTGTTTCAATTTGGCCATCTGGTGTACCCATGTTTTGAAAACGCCTCCTATTGAATACATATATACCATGCATGCTCAATACACATTTAATGTTTTAGTGAAATCGAAGGTGCAGCAAAATCTATCTCCTGTTTTAGTGGTGCAGGAACGTACATGTAGCACTTTAAGAAAGATATAAACATTACATCTAATTTCTGCATAGCTAAGATGTATATTGACTCACAAATTCAAATGAACCGAAAAGTATAAAGAAAAAATGCGAGAAAATAATCATCTAAAAAATTGTAAAGACACTAAGGTgatggaggaccaatccaaaggtcACGTTGCCATCCATTTTGGATTAAATATCCATCACCGTGTTCTCCAACCTTATAGACATCTCTATAAATATATCGTGATTATCACGTTGTAGACATAATCTTGAATAGAGCAACACTGTGCATTAGTAGATAACCTGCACGAGAGATCAATTTTATCATCAAATACCTTTTttcatttttacataatcaaAACGATCAAATAATAGCAAACGCTCACACCGTAATAAGTAATTAAAACCTATTATCCAAACTGTTTTGCCAGTTGTAAAATATATTAGGAACGCTACATGGTGCGTGTAAGGTAGAACTTACTTGGATCATGAGCATATAGATCTAGCGAATTTGCACTTTAAGAATAAGTTTTTAATAAACTCGTCGTGTTGATAGAATACACACATTGGACATTCGTGCGAATTACATTTTTACAAAGTTGTCTTTGGCAAGGATTAGTCCTCTACGAAAATACCACAAAATTATATTTGACTCTTGCGGAATCTCCTTTTTTCAGTTTTTGACGTTGTTATCAACTGGCATTTATGGTTGTATTAGAGCTCTATATATATAGTCAATAGAGAATTTACACTCTGCATGTAGATTCCACCGAAATATGTTAAGTCATTTGCATTAATTGGACCAAACCCAAATGATGTAGCAAAGCATGCCATGATGCAAGTAACAATCAcattttttttagaaacacagtacaaacgcagtccCTCACACACTCACCTCTATGAAAGCACACACGCACCTCTAcctctatgaacaccttcgaAATACTGAGCCGACAGATTAGATATTTAAATTGACGAAGTCATCACAGACGCCTCCTATCGATGGAAACATCGCCtctcactgaatgaatattctttATGAAATACACAGATGTGAAACCTGAGATTTGAACTCTATTGAACTTGAGGTACAACCacccctaaccacccaaccttagGTTAATTCTCCTAAACAGTCACATTTTGTGTGGAAGACTCCAACACCTTAGTGTGTTTATCGTCCTTGCGGCAGAAAATATAGTATAGAGCTGGATATTAATAAAGGATATGATTGTGTGCATCTATTAATGCAGAGGCCGGAGTTATGCTCCCATATCGAAAAAATAGAGCTGGATATTGTTCACATAGTGTAGCGTCAACTAGACACTTATCATTTCAGAATCTAATAACGAACCTTACCCAAAAAGCATTTAAGaacttaattatataattataacGAACCAAATCTTCGATATAGTGAACCAAAATTTCCAAATAGCTGATAGGAAAACCGGTGAATCGGAGAACGCACACCTGTATCACACACTCCGGTTGTCCACCACCGTCGACACGCCACGGCACGGCGCAGCGGGAGTGCGGCCGCCGTCGGGATCatacggaagcggccacgaccaaAGATAAGGACTGCCTCCCTCCCCCACTGGGCACTGGTGGACGAGGACACTACCACTTCCCCCTTCCGCCCTCGATCAGCTGCTACGGTTAAAGTCAACCTTGCTTTGCCGTTCGCGAACTCCGGGCTGGCCGGCCATCGGAAAGGACCTCTCTCTCCCCTACCGGAGTCGCGGGAATCCAACAACCCGCGGcgagagcgagcgagcgagcagtAATATACCAAACCCAGACCAAGCCAACACCCAACGCGCGCCATCGCATATATACCGTCCGTGCGTGCTCCCACTTCCAACTTACAACTTACGCGCGCTGCCTTCGTCTCCACGACGGCGCGCGACCACCTCCTCCTACCCCCATCCTTCTCGCTCACAAGAATTAGTCTCGCCAGCTAGCTCGCCGCCGGAGATGGCAGACTCGTCGCCGCTTCTGTCGGCGGAGGAGAAACCGGAGCTGCGCCACGGCGATGTGTTCGTGATCGCCCTCCCGGACCACCACGACCACGCACACGACGGGCCGTCGCCGTCCAGGGGGACCGCTGCGTGGAGGGCGGTGATGGTGCTCGCGGCGCTCGCGCTGGCTGGGCACTGCTACCGCCTGCACTACTACTCCCCCGAGGTGGCCGCCCGGCTCTGGGGGGGAGGCTGGAGATGGAGCGCGGAGGGCGCCTCGTCGTCGTCCTTCCTGCTGCCGCTCTACCCCAAGaaggccggcgccggcgacggcgtcAAGGCTTCCACGCCGGCGGTCCCGGAGAGGTTCGTGCTGTAGGAATTCGATTCACGTTTCGCGAAACACCACCGTTTTGCTACTTATGGCTGCTTGGATTCTGCAAagaaaacaaaattggtttcttgGCTTTGCCTGGTTCCGTGGGTAAAGGGCGATGCCTTCGATGATCGGGTGGGCAACTGGGCATTGCTTCCTTCTTGGAGCTACTCTGTTCTCTGAATTCGCTCTTCAACAATTTTCTCAGTTTAATCACAAACCTCTTGATTTTTTCACTCTCGATTTGGTTATTTTCCGGTGGCAGCTTGATCTTTCCACACATGCTGCATGTTTGGAAAACTCATTGCAGGAACATCTCATTTTCTGAAACAGAGTACTGTATGACATTTCTGCAACTATTTCACACGAGGAATCTGCTGAATCCTTACAGCGACTTGGAAAACTACTAAACTAGCAACTTGCGTAATAGGGATTCCTTTGGAGTGTTGCGCTTTTGTGCTGTCGGGCTGGGTATACCTTTGACCGTCGACGTATTCAAATGGAACCATTTAATTTGAGGTTCGGAACTGTAGAAACGGTCTGTATTTAGACAGGCATGTCGCTGGCAGTTACAACTCGAATAACAAGACTTTTATATATACTCTCCACTTCCCAAAGTCAGCTCAGCAGTTGGTGGTCAGATTACAGTTTCTGTCTTGCATGGTTGATCTTTCGGCAAGTCATGTTATTTGCGGTTGCTGCCTACCAGAATTCAGACTGCACTGAATTCTGCTACATAGTACTTTTTTGAGAGAGAATTCTGCTACATACTAACATCACATTGTTTGCACTTCCACTATTGATATGCAGGCGGTACTACACTTCGATAAACATCGGCAATCCTGCGAGACCCTACTTTCTCGACGTTGACACCGGGACTGACCTGACATGGATCCAGTGCGACACACCGTGCACCAACTGCACAAAGGTGCGCACCATTTCAAATCACACTTTAACAGAATTCAGCTTCGTCGCAGCGCAATTACTGTGGGTATCGAAGTTCCAGTATTTCATCATGAGCCTGATTATGTAAGCAACATCTCATCTTGTTACAGGGGCCTCATCCTTTGTATAAGCCTTTGGAAGGGAACATGGTTCACCCCAAGGACTCACTATgccaggaactgcaaggcaaccaGAATTACTGCGACACTTGCAAACAATGTGAATACGAGATCGCATATGCGGATCGAAGCTCCTCTGCCGGCGTGCTTGCAAGAGATAGTATGCAACTGATCACTGCAGATGCTGAAAGGGAAAATGTGCCCTTTGTGTTCGGGTATGGCTCGACTTTCCGATAACAGAACCTCTCGCATGTTCAGACATGGATGGTGTTGTCTGTATAGTAACAAACTGCCGTTTTGGTACCTTGTCTGTTAGGTGTGCATATGACCAGCAAGGAAAGCTTTTGGACTCAACAGCAGGTACTGATGGAGTCCTTGGCCTTAGCAATGG
It includes:
- the LOC127317297 gene encoding aspartyl protease APCB1, with amino-acid sequence MADSSPLLSAEEKPELRHGDVFVIALPDHHDHAHDGPSPSRGTAAWRAVMVLAALALAGHCYRLHYYSPEVAARLWGGGWRWSAEGASSSSFLLPLYPKKAGAGDGVKASTPAVPERRYYTSINIGNPARPYFLDVDTGTDLTWIQCDTPCTNCTKGPHPLYKPLEGNMVHPKDSLCQELQGNQNYCDTCKQCEYEIAYADRSSSAGVLARDSMQLITADAERENVPFVFGCAYDQQGKLLDSTAGTDGVLGLSNGAISLPTQLANQGIISNVFGHCIPANPTSSGYMFLGDEYIPRWGMTWVPIRNGPENVYSTVVQKVNYGGQELNVRRQAGKLTQVIFDSGSSYTYFPREIYRNLIASLEDVSPGFVHDDSDQTLPFCMKPNFPVRSVDDVKELFKPLELQFRKRWFVIPRTFTISPENYLIISEKGNVCLGVLDGTEIGHRSTIIIGDASLRGKLVVYDNDENQMGWVQSDCTRPQKESRVPSFLSRALHSQLL